One Leptolyngbya sp. SIO1E4 genomic window, ACATTGCTTATCAACCCAAGCTACACGCGGTAATTCCTCTAAGTTGTAGTCAGCAAGAGGATAGTTATATTTTAAAATTTCAAATTAATGCCGAATTGATCAACTTTGAACTCTCTCCTAAAGGTTATGTTCTTAGCGGAGAAGCTTATCCCAGAGCGTTTACTGAATATTGGACAATTAGGATAGACTCAGCTAAGGGATGCTGGTTGATTGGCATTAATCAACTTCATGCCAATCAGATGTGATGGATTAAAACTGAACACGGTCTCCTTACAGCGTTTCCCACTCTGATGAAGTATTAGCCTTAGACCCCAAACCCCATACCCTAGCCCTTATTGCGACCAGGATGTACCTCACTCTGCCAAAAAAGCTGTATACCAGCAGCCTACAAGCTTGACGGTATACAGCGGGCGCTCCAATGAGAGAAAACCTGTTTGTCATCTCATCAGCCCCAACGCTGTCTGCTGGTTCAAGGTGGTTTTTCTCCCCAACAACTATCATCTGACTGATAAGCCCGAGGTGTTTAGCTCCCTTGCTGAGCTGCCAACTGCTCCACAAAACTTTGATGGGGGGCAGATGCTAATTCTTTTTGGTGGGATTTGAAGGACTTGCAGCAAGCTTTATCGTACCAGCTCCAGCAACTGACCCAAGCCTCACTTCACTCTTTGATGCAACGGACTGAGCTTTTGGAAGCTTGGCCTGCGCCGGGATACCGTTCAAGGCTGCTGAATCTATGACGTTTCAAAACTGAAACCGTATCAGCTACCTTGAATATAAGAACAAATTACAAGAACCCACCATGACTGCCCTTGAGGATGTCCAGCAGGCCATTGAACGATTCTCACCCCAGGAACTGACAGAATTCCGATGCTGGTTTGCCGAGTTTGAGGCTCAGGCTTCGGCAGGAGATAGGCTCGATCAGTTTGCCACTGAGGCTTTAAGAGTAAAGGGAAAGATAGCTCGGTTTTCGCCTGAAGCACTGGCGGATTTCGAAGACTGGTTTTCCGGATTTGAGGCTCAAGCCACAGGAGAGAACCTTGATCGATTTGCTATTGAAGCCTTCAGAATGAAGGGGAAGGAAGTGTTCTTCTCCCTATCCTAGCTGACAGAATGCGCGCTACTCCGGTCGGGCTGGATGCGTTACCTGCTTTGATGATGCGTCTTAGCAGGCTAGTAACGGGAGAGAAATTTAAAGCGCCAACAATCAAGCAGCCTTGAACGACATCATTGAAGGCTTATCACAGCCTTTTGAAACAGCTAACGCACAAGATAAAACTGATAGACCACTACGGTATGTGGGACATTTCAAACCTAAAACCGTATGAATAGTTGCGTGTATGGCAAATACTCAATGACCTGAAACTCCTTGCTGACGGTAGTTTTAGTGATGCTGTTTGTGAATTGGACTATTTTTGGACTAAATTTACTTCCCTTTTGCAAGGACTGAGGGTGCTAGTAGGGTCTACGTTGGGGTGGGTTTGTGGTGCGGGTGTGTGCGAAGTGTGTCGCCTTTTGATGCCGCAATTGTATTCACGCTAGGGGCAAAAAACACCTGTTCACGATCTCTCAATAAGGCTCAAAAATCTCATGTTGAGACCAAAAATAAGTCCTTATAGTCTAAATGTGAGACGAGTTGTAAGCCGGTTACCTCGGCGATATTTCAATCGAGTAGATCTATGGCTTTGTTCGGTTGAGTCCAGTACATCTTGGTGAAGACTGGGTCTAGGGTATGGGGTTTAGGGTCTAGGGTGTCCAGAGGCAAATGCTATAAATCCTACGGTTTCTGTCAATTCCTGCCGGACTAAAAGATCCTTGAGGTCTGTGGCCTTTAGGGGGCAAGAATGTAACGCCGTCTTGATTAAGATCTCAAAAATCTCATAAATAGACCTATAAAAAGGCTGAAGAGTCTACTTGTGAGACGACTGAAATGCGCTCGGCTTCCTGGCTTTTATCGAACAAACCTGTGATGTCAGAAGCTTTGCTAAGGCGTTGGGAGCTAGCCGTCTGATTTCAATGCAAGCTTTAATTGCCAGCTAAGAAGTTGTCCTGTATGGCCGGGGGCACGATCGCTCACCTGAAGTCGCCATGTCCCAGCCGCATCCTCTCCTATCGCCTCTATTAATAGAGGCGTATTGCTCAAGTCATATTGCTGGTCGAGTTTTTGTCGGTTGCCTAGCGTGCGTCCTTGCAGCAACAGCAACTTTCCTGATGGCAACTGTAAGTGCAGCATCACATCCCCTAAAAACGCGTGCTCTAGTTCCACCTTTACCAGCAAGTCCTGTACCGTGCCACGATTGCGAAACTGCAGCGATCGCGTCACCCCCTCAGGCGTGTTATCTGGAATTGGAGCTGGCGTATCTTCTGATAGCTCAGCGGTGTCAGTATAGACCCGCCCCTGCCAAAGTCTTCGCTTGGCTTCCATCACCGCCTTATGTGCATTGACCCGCCCATAGCCAAACCACTGGGAATGGCCATTATTGTCATAGGTGCCGTGGCGTAACCCCAGTTGAGGATCGGGGGTGTCGTCAATAATTTTGTCGGCGGTTTGCTGCAAAATTTGCTTCACCTCGCGTGCCGTCAGGTTTGGGTTGGCTGACAACATCAGACCCGCTACCCCCGCAACTACTGGACAAGAACTCGACGTGCCGCCAAAGGTAGTGGTGTAGGCATCTTGGTCGTATCCAGCCGTCCCGGTGCGATCGCTCGTCACCATCCCTCGCCCTGGCAATGACGACTTAATCTCCGGCCCCGTATTGACCGTGCCAATTTTCGACAACCCCATATTGGGCGGGGCATTATTGCTGGGGGCTGCCACCGCCACATGCTTACCCCAATTGCTGTAGGCGGCCTTGCGATTCAAACTGGTGCAGGCCGATACGGTAATCACGTCAGGATGTACCGCAAACCCACTGAGCCATTCCGTTCTGCCGTTGACTGCGTTGCGAGGCCAGCCTTTTTCATCAATCGTGCCGCTCACCGGGCGGTTAGCGTTGCCTGCTGAAAACACAATGACGCAGCCTTTACCGCCGCGCCCCTGTGTGGCCGCTTGGGTAAGAATATTCCGCTGAAACAAAGACAGTGGAAAGTTAATTGCAGCTGGGGACCAACTACAGGAAATGACTGCGGCGCCCTTCTCCATGGCTCCTAGAAAAATGGCTTCAATAGACTCGTTATCTAAGAACCCCGTGGTGCGAATCGGCATAAAACTGCATCCCGGCGCTACCCCAACAATGCCACTTTGATTCTCTTCCCCGATCGCCAACCCAGCACAAGCCGTGCCGTGGTTGTCCACCGCTGCCGTCGGTAACGGCACAGCATCCTTAGCTTTCAAATCTTGAGGGGCAACGACTTTCCCCATTCCCTGCAAATCAGGATGTGCCAAGTCAAACCCATCATCACTGACCGCAATCACCACGGATCGACTACCACGGGTCACATCCCAAGCCTGCTCTACACCAATATGGGCATTCGCGTTCACACTAGAGCCGCGAGTTGAGTTGAGATGCCACTGCTGGGTGTAAAGAGCGTCGCGAGGACGGTAGAGAGCAGTCGTTTCAACCACCACGTTGGGTTCTGCTGTCAGCACCTCACGGTGGGTCATCAAACGGTTAGCAATTTTGATCGGGTTCTCAGTTGCCTGAGCCGTAACGGCACACACAAAAGTATTGGGAATTCCTGCCAGGGCGCGAGTTTCTTCTAGACCATATTGCTGGGCGATCGCCGTCCCCTGCGTGGGTGTCAAACGAGGCGTAAACTGCACCGTGATCTGATCAGTCAGATATATCCACGTGTGGGGGCTGGCCGTGAGTTGGTATACATGGCTGGCAAACTTGACCGTTGGTTGCGCGCGCGCCTGCTGAAGGCAAGCCTCAAGTCGTTGTGGTTCTACCGTCCACTCTACGAGTTGCCCCCTCGCCACTGGACGCACAGCCAACGGGTTGAACCTGGCTTGCAAAGGCGTCAGCGCGTCTGGTGTTGTTAGCTGAGTTGTGAAGCGATCGGCCACTTTAGACAGTAAAAGCTCTTCCCCCCCTCGCTGTAGCGTCAAAGCCGCCGCTGCACCAGAATCATCACCGCTCATCGTATTATTGGAACCTCCCTGATAACCCCCACGTCAAGCAGGGGACTGGCTTCACCATTCTGCTTGCGACAGAAACGCTGATCTGTGCAACAACTTTAGCGAGGTCAAGCGGGGGTTGTCCCAATCCATTCGTATTTAGTCACAGGCAAGTGGTAAGATACCCCAGTATTTTTCGTTCCTTTCATCCAAACGCTTGGGTTACCTCATGTCTGCTTGTTTCTTTCTACGACCGTTTCAGGTACTAGGTTGGGCCGGCAAAGGATTGCTCGCCATAAGTCTGGTCAGCACCGTGTCGTTTGCAGCTGCTGCCCAAGAAGCACCGACTTCTGAGGAGACTGAGGCTGAGTCCTCTTCTGAAGTCCGGCGAGTTGAACAAGGCTCTAACAACGAATTTAGCCTTGCAGCGGCAGATCGACTCGCAGAGGAAGCGAGTGCTGCGATCGCTGCTCAGGATTATCCCACTGCAATCGAGAAGCTGACGAATGCACTGCAGCTCTACAACGAACTCTCCACCTTCTATCAAGAACTGGCCAGCATGTTTGTAGGGGTTGATACTCGCCAAAACCAGAGCAACCGTGACAAAGCGATTGAAGCTGCTCAGAACCGCGACCAAGTTACCTACCAGCTGGCACTGATTTACCGGACTCAAAATCGGCCGGAAGAGGCCATTCCGCTGTTGATGGATATCCTCCGCAGTCAGCAACCTACTCGCGACCTGGGGCAGCAGGCTTATCAGCAGCTATTTGAACTCGGATTTGTGGACGCTCCCTACGAGGATTGAGGCGATCGCGACAACAACCGGC contains:
- a CDS encoding S8 family serine peptidase codes for the protein MSGDDSGAAAALTLQRGGEELLLSKVADRFTTQLTTPDALTPLQARFNPLAVRPVARGQLVEWTVEPQRLEACLQQARAQPTVKFASHVYQLTASPHTWIYLTDQITVQFTPRLTPTQGTAIAQQYGLEETRALAGIPNTFVCAVTAQATENPIKIANRLMTHREVLTAEPNVVVETTALYRPRDALYTQQWHLNSTRGSSVNANAHIGVEQAWDVTRGSRSVVIAVSDDGFDLAHPDLQGMGKVVAPQDLKAKDAVPLPTAAVDNHGTACAGLAIGEENQSGIVGVAPGCSFMPIRTTGFLDNESIEAIFLGAMEKGAAVISCSWSPAAINFPLSLFQRNILTQAATQGRGGKGCVIVFSAGNANRPVSGTIDEKGWPRNAVNGRTEWLSGFAVHPDVITVSACTSLNRKAAYSNWGKHVAVAAPSNNAPPNMGLSKIGTVNTGPEIKSSLPGRGMVTSDRTGTAGYDQDAYTTTFGGTSSSCPVVAGVAGLMLSANPNLTAREVKQILQQTADKIIDDTPDPQLGLRHGTYDNNGHSQWFGYGRVNAHKAVMEAKRRLWQGRVYTDTAELSEDTPAPIPDNTPEGVTRSLQFRNRGTVQDLLVKVELEHAFLGDVMLHLQLPSGKLLLLQGRTLGNRQKLDQQYDLSNTPLLIEAIGEDAAGTWRLQVSDRAPGHTGQLLSWQLKLALKSDG